The stretch of DNA CATGGCCGTTCCGGCCACGCTCCTGTCGGCGCTGTTCGGCAGCCTGACGGCCTACGGACTGACCACGCTCGACTGGCGCGGTCAGATCGCCGTGGTCGTCCTCATCATCGCCGGGATCTTCATCCCCTACCAGGCGGTGCTCGTGCCGCTCTCGCAGTTCTGGTACCAGATCCTGCCGGGGCTGGCCAACGGCTTCGTCAACACGCTGTTCGGGTTCTACACGAACGGCAACTGGGTGTATCCGAGCCGGAACGGCTACGTCCAACTGTTCCAGCTGTCGGTCACGCACGCGGCCTACGGGATCCCGATCTGTACGCTGCTGTTCCGCTCGTACTACCAGTCCATCTCCTCGGAGATGATCGAGGCCGCGCGCCTCGACGGGGCGACGGCGTTCAGCATCTACAAGAACATCATCCTGCCGCTGTCGCTGCCGATGTTCGCGGTGACGCTCATCTACCAGTTCACGCAGGTGTACAACGACCTGCTGTTCGCGCTGGTGCTGGTGAACTCGCCGGGCTCGCAGGTCGCGACCCAGAAGCTCGCGGCCCTGACCGGCGGCGTCATCCAGTCGTTCAACACGACGATGGCCGGCGCGATCGTCGCCGCGCTGCCGACGCTGCTGGTGTACATCTTCTTCGGCGAACAGTTCGCGAAAGGCGTCGCGGGGGAGACGTAGGAGGACTCACAGATGGCACAACTCACACTCGACGAGGTAACGAAGATCTTCCACGACGACGACGAGGGCGAGATCGTCGCCGTCGACGAGGTATCGGTCGACATCCGGGACGGCGAGTTCCTCTGTGTCGTCGGCCCCTCGGGCTGCGGGAAGTCGACGACGCTGCGGATGATCGCCGGACTGGAGGACATCACCGACGGCGAGATCCGACTCGGCGACCGGATCATCAACGACCAGCCGCCCGCCCAGCGCGACGTGGCGATGGTGTTCCAGTCCTACGCGCTGTACCCGCACATGTCCATCCGGGACAACATGGCGTTCGGACTAGAGCAGTCCACGGACATGCCCGACGACGAGATCGACGAGCGGGTCACCGACGCGGCACAACTGCTCGGGATCGAGGAGCTGCTGGAGCGCAAGCCCGGCGAACTCTCGGGCGGCCAGCAACAGCGCGTGGCGCTGGGGCGGGCCATCGTCCGGGACCCCGAGGTCTTCCTCATGGACGAGCCGCTGGCCAACCTCGACGCCAAGCTCCGCGCCGAGATGCGCACCGAGCTCCAGCACCTCCAGGAGGACCTCGACGTCACCACCGTCTACGTCACCCACGACCAGACGGAGGCGATGACGATGTCCGACCGGATCGCCATCCTCGACGACGGCGAGCTCCAGCAGGCCGCGACGCCCCTGGAGTGTTACCACGAGCCCAA from Haloarcula litorea encodes:
- a CDS encoding ABC transporter ATP-binding protein, with amino-acid sequence MAQLTLDEVTKIFHDDDEGEIVAVDEVSVDIRDGEFLCVVGPSGCGKSTTLRMIAGLEDITDGEIRLGDRIINDQPPAQRDVAMVFQSYALYPHMSIRDNMAFGLEQSTDMPDDEIDERVTDAAQLLGIEELLERKPGELSGGQQQRVALGRAIVRDPEVFLMDEPLANLDAKLRAEMRTELQHLQEDLDVTTVYVTHDQTEAMTMSDRIAILDDGELQQAATPLECYHEPNNLFVAGFIGEPSMNFFPVERRGSTLVADDFEYDLSERTAEALGDATDLTLGIRPEDVEVVEGGSGRHTYDAGVDVVEPRGNENTVHLMFDREDSTQFVATVDGMRNLDWGQQVSVRFPEEAIHVFDAATGEAVKNRELDSVEKVESIA
- a CDS encoding carbohydrate ABC transporter permease; translation: MSTESRNPIDTLQRMENSRIGLYVVLLFGLVFYLFPVETAFMTMFKTQTSFATTVPFAPPSADGFTLAALTEAWNTLRPGLVNSLIMAVPATLLSALFGSLTAYGLTTLDWRGQIAVVVLIIAGIFIPYQAVLVPLSQFWYQILPGLANGFVNTLFGFYTNGNWVYPSRNGYVQLFQLSVTHAAYGIPICTLLFRSYYQSISSEMIEAARLDGATAFSIYKNIILPLSLPMFAVTLIYQFTQVYNDLLFALVLVNSPGSQVATQKLAALTGGVIQSFNTTMAGAIVAALPTLLVYIFFGEQFAKGVAGET